One region of Acidovorax sp. T1 genomic DNA includes:
- the nuoE gene encoding NADH-quinone oxidoreductase subunit NuoE: protein MITEATKARFAREVAKYPAEQKQSAVMACLSIVQQEQGYVSEASEAGIAEYLGMPQIAVHEVTTFYNMYNQQAVGKYKLNVCTNLPCLLRDGGKALEHLEHKLGISMGETTPDGMFTLQQCECLGACADAPVMLVNDRHMCSFMGNDKLDQLVDSLRAAEAKQ, encoded by the coding sequence ATGATTACCGAAGCGACCAAGGCGCGATTCGCGCGTGAAGTGGCCAAGTACCCGGCGGAGCAAAAGCAGTCGGCCGTTATGGCCTGCCTGTCCATCGTGCAGCAGGAGCAGGGCTACGTCAGCGAAGCCAGCGAAGCGGGCATTGCCGAGTACCTGGGCATGCCGCAGATCGCCGTACATGAAGTCACCACCTTCTACAACATGTACAACCAGCAGGCGGTGGGTAAATACAAGCTCAACGTCTGCACCAATCTGCCATGCCTGTTGCGTGATGGCGGCAAGGCGCTGGAGCATCTGGAGCACAAGTTGGGTATCTCCATGGGTGAAACGACGCCGGACGGCATGTTTACCCTGCAGCAATGCGAATGCCTTGGTGCCTGCGCCGATGCGCCGGTCATGCTGGTGAACGACCGCCACATGTGCAGCTTCATGGGCAACGACAAGCTCGACCAGCTGGTAGACAGCCTGCGTGCAGCGGAGGCCAAACAATGA
- the nuoG gene encoding NADH-quinone oxidoreductase subunit NuoG has translation MVEIELDGQKVEVTEGSMVMHAAEKAGTYIPHFCYHKKLSIAANCRMCLVDVEKAPKPMPACATPVTQGMIVRTKTDKAIKAQQSVMEFLLINHPLDCPICDQGGECQLQDLAVGYGASSSRYEEEKRVVFHKDVGPLISMEEMSRCIHCTRCVRFGQEVAGVMELGMIHRGEHSEITTVTGDTIDSELSGNMIDICPVGALTSKPFRYSARTWELSRRKSVSPHDSTGANLIVQVKNHKVMRVVPLENEEVNECWIADRDRFSYEALNSDERLTRPMLKQGGTWQEVDWQTALEYVANGLKNIKNDHGAAAIGALVSPHSTLEELYLAGALVRGLGSENIDYRLRNAEFAAPSGIRWLGTSIASLSTLQRVLVVGSNLRKDHPLFAQRIRQAARHGCAVSAINSEVYDWAMPVVQALVQPPSAWEQALASVAAAIAQEKGVQVPDGSVQVSDSALAIARSLLGGERKAILLGNAAAHHAHASRILALAQWIGEQTGATVGYLTEAANTVGAQFAGAMPGNGGLNAGQMLGGSLKAALLLNTEPAFDAAGGEAACQALAGTDMVVTLSPFKANMAFSDVLLPIAPFTETSGSFVNAEGRLQSFHAVVRPLGETRPAWKVLRVLANLLNVPGIDFETSQDVLARATNTPAGGVAAVSSAQLSNAQAMLPQAEGPAVGEPAVASIYQLDGLVRRATSLQLTADARRAQEGAAA, from the coding sequence ATGGTTGAAATTGAACTGGACGGTCAGAAGGTAGAAGTCACCGAGGGTTCCATGGTGATGCATGCTGCCGAAAAGGCCGGCACCTACATTCCTCACTTCTGTTACCACAAGAAGCTCTCGATTGCGGCCAATTGCCGCATGTGTCTGGTCGATGTCGAGAAGGCTCCCAAGCCCATGCCTGCATGTGCCACGCCGGTCACGCAGGGCATGATCGTGCGCACCAAGACCGACAAGGCCATCAAAGCCCAACAGTCGGTGATGGAGTTCCTGCTCATCAACCATCCGCTCGATTGCCCCATTTGCGACCAGGGCGGTGAGTGCCAGTTGCAGGACTTGGCCGTGGGCTATGGCGCGTCGTCGTCGCGCTACGAAGAAGAAAAACGCGTGGTCTTCCACAAGGATGTGGGCCCGTTGATCTCGATGGAAGAGATGAGCCGTTGCATCCACTGCACCCGCTGCGTGCGCTTCGGCCAGGAAGTGGCTGGCGTGATGGAACTGGGCATGATTCACCGGGGCGAGCACTCCGAGATCACCACCGTGACGGGCGACACGATCGACTCCGAGCTCTCGGGCAACATGATCGACATCTGCCCGGTCGGTGCGCTCACGAGCAAGCCTTTCCGCTACAGCGCCCGCACTTGGGAGCTGTCGCGCCGCAAGTCGGTCAGCCCGCACGATTCCACCGGTGCCAACCTCATCGTTCAGGTGAAAAATCACAAGGTCATGCGTGTCGTGCCTTTGGAGAACGAAGAAGTCAATGAGTGCTGGATCGCTGACCGCGACCGCTTTTCGTACGAAGCACTCAACAGCGACGAACGCCTGACCCGGCCCATGCTCAAGCAGGGCGGAACCTGGCAAGAGGTGGACTGGCAGACTGCGCTGGAATACGTCGCGAACGGCCTCAAGAACATCAAGAATGACCATGGCGCTGCTGCCATCGGTGCCTTGGTCAGCCCGCACAGCACGCTGGAAGAGCTGTATCTGGCCGGCGCGCTGGTGCGTGGCCTGGGCAGTGAAAATATCGACTACCGGCTGCGCAACGCCGAATTCGCTGCTCCATCCGGGATTCGCTGGCTGGGAACTTCCATTGCTTCCTTGTCCACCTTGCAACGCGTTCTGGTGGTGGGCTCCAACCTGCGCAAGGACCATCCGCTGTTTGCCCAGCGAATTCGCCAGGCAGCCCGCCATGGCTGTGCGGTGAGTGCTATCAATTCAGAAGTCTATGACTGGGCCATGCCTGTGGTGCAGGCGCTGGTGCAACCGCCCAGCGCTTGGGAACAAGCCTTGGCCAGCGTGGCGGCCGCGATTGCCCAGGAAAAAGGCGTTCAGGTCCCCGATGGCTCGGTTCAGGTGAGTGATTCCGCGCTGGCCATTGCCCGCTCCCTGTTGGGAGGCGAGCGCAAGGCCATCTTGCTGGGCAACGCTGCCGCCCACCATGCGCATGCCAGTCGCATTCTGGCGCTGGCACAGTGGATCGGAGAGCAGACGGGGGCCACGGTGGGTTACCTCACGGAGGCTGCCAACACGGTGGGGGCGCAGTTTGCCGGTGCCATGCCCGGCAATGGCGGCCTGAATGCCGGCCAGATGCTCGGTGGTAGTCTGAAAGCAGCCCTCTTGCTGAACACAGAGCCGGCCTTTGACGCGGCCGGTGGCGAGGCGGCCTGCCAGGCGCTGGCCGGCACCGACATGGTCGTCACACTGAGCCCGTTCAAGGCTAACATGGCTTTCAGCGATGTCTTGCTGCCGATCGCGCCATTCACCGAAACGTCGGGCAGCTTCGTGAACGCCGAAGGCCGTTTGCAGAGTTTCCATGCCGTCGTCCGGCCATTGGGTGAAACCCGTCCTGCCTGGAAGGTGCTGCGGGTCCTGGCCAATCTGCTGAACGTGCCGGGCATTGATTTCGAGACCTCCCAGGACGTGCTGGCACGGGCTACCAACACCCCGGCGGGCGGCGTTGCAGCGGTTTCGTCCGCGCAGTTGAGTAACGCCCAGGCCATGCTTCCCCAGGCTGAAGGGCCTGCGGTGGGAGAGCCGGCCGTGGCATCCATCTACCAGCTCGATGGACTGGTGCGCCGGGCCACTTCGTTGCAACTGACGGCGGATGCCCGTCGTGCACAGGAAGGAGCTGCGGCATGA
- a CDS encoding NADH-quinone oxidoreductase subunit J, with product MDAKTGFFYLFSVVLLFAAFRVITARNPVHAVLHLILAFSQAAAIWLLLKAEFLAIVLVLVYLGAVMVLFLFVVMMLDIHIDTIRKGFWKHFPLAAFVGAMIALEMAAVLMGGFRGMDEPKVAAVVLDAAGQVVPYSNAKALGKLLYTEYLYPVEIAAVILLVAMIAAIALTLRQRKDTKAIDPSTQVRVRARDRLQVVKLAATQKPGHEVASEPAGEEKKA from the coding sequence ATGGACGCCAAGACTGGTTTTTTCTATCTCTTCTCGGTGGTGCTGCTGTTTGCAGCCTTCCGGGTAATTACCGCGCGCAACCCCGTGCATGCGGTGTTGCACCTCATCCTGGCTTTTTCTCAGGCTGCTGCGATCTGGTTGCTGCTCAAGGCGGAGTTTCTGGCCATCGTGCTGGTCCTTGTGTATCTGGGCGCGGTCATGGTGTTGTTCCTGTTCGTGGTGATGATGCTGGACATCCACATCGACACGATCCGCAAGGGGTTCTGGAAGCATTTCCCGCTGGCCGCCTTCGTGGGCGCCATGATTGCCCTGGAAATGGCGGCGGTGCTCATGGGCGGATTCCGGGGCATGGATGAACCCAAGGTCGCAGCGGTGGTGCTGGATGCGGCGGGGCAGGTGGTTCCCTATTCCAACGCCAAGGCTCTGGGTAAATTGCTCTACACGGAATATCTGTACCCCGTGGAAATTGCCGCCGTCATTTTGCTCGTGGCCATGATTGCCGCCATTGCACTGACGCTGCGACAACGCAAGGACACCAAGGCGATCGACCCCTCGACGCAGGTCAGGGTGCGGGCCCGCGATCGTCTGCAGGTCGTGAAGCTTGCGGCAACCCAGAAACCTGGGCACGAGGTTGCCAGCGAGCCTGCGGGCGAGGAGAAAAAAGCATGA
- the nuoL gene encoding NADH-quinone oxidoreductase subunit L, which produces MSQTLSASTLLAVPLAPLAGALLAGIFGTTFGGNWIGRRLSHTLTILGVLVAFILSAMTLKSVALDGARFNETLYTWMVVGGLKMEVGFLIDSLTAMMMVVVTFVSLMVHIYTIGYMEEDDGYNRFFAYISLFTFSMLMLVMSNNLLQLFFGWEAVGLVSYLLIGFWFNKPSAIFANMKAFLVNRVGDFGFILGIGLIAAYTGTLNYGEVFGKTAELGGLAFPGTDWMLITVICICLFIGAMGKSAQFPLHVWLPDSMEGPTPISALIHAATMVTAGIFMVARMSPLFELSDTALNFILVIGAITALFMGFLGIIQNDIKRVVAYSTLSQLGYMTVALGASAYSVAVFHLMTHAFFKALLFLGAGSVIMGMHHNQDIRWMGGVRKYMPITWITSLLGSLALIGTPLFSGFYSKDSIIEAVHFSHLPAAGFAHFAVLAGVFITAFYSFRMYFLVFHGKERYDQNPDAHHAGDHGHGHDDHHEPHESPWVVTVPLVLLAIPSVVVGFMFIQPMLFGDFFKDVIFVDAAKHPSMAQMAEHFHSAWAMALHGLQTAPFWLALAGVALSYYMYMVNPALPTAIKARVQPLYTLLENKYYLDWINENILARGARALGTGLWKVGDQAIIDGALVNGSWKLVRWVSGVVRWMQTGFIFHYALVMILGVFALMTWFVWRDYFLQLIK; this is translated from the coding sequence ATGAGTCAAACCCTCTCTGCTTCAACGCTTCTGGCGGTTCCGTTGGCGCCGCTGGCGGGCGCCTTGCTGGCCGGTATCTTCGGTACCACGTTTGGCGGCAACTGGATTGGCCGGCGCCTCAGCCACACGCTGACCATCCTGGGTGTGCTGGTCGCGTTCATCCTGTCGGCCATGACGCTCAAGAGCGTGGCCCTCGATGGCGCGCGCTTCAACGAGACGCTCTACACCTGGATGGTGGTGGGTGGACTGAAGATGGAAGTGGGCTTCCTGATCGACAGTCTCACCGCCATGATGATGGTTGTGGTCACCTTTGTGTCGCTCATGGTGCACATCTACACCATTGGCTACATGGAGGAGGATGACGGCTACAACCGCTTCTTTGCCTACATTTCGCTGTTCACGTTCTCCATGCTCATGCTGGTCATGAGCAACAACCTGCTGCAACTCTTTTTTGGCTGGGAAGCGGTGGGGCTGGTGTCGTATTTGCTGATCGGCTTCTGGTTCAACAAGCCGTCGGCCATCTTCGCCAACATGAAGGCATTCCTGGTCAACCGGGTGGGTGACTTCGGTTTCATTCTGGGCATCGGCCTGATTGCGGCATACACCGGGACCCTCAATTACGGCGAAGTGTTTGGCAAAACGGCCGAGCTGGGCGGGCTGGCGTTCCCGGGCACCGACTGGATGCTCATCACGGTCATCTGCATCTGCCTGTTTATTGGCGCCATGGGTAAGTCGGCCCAGTTCCCGCTGCATGTGTGGCTACCCGATTCCATGGAAGGCCCCACCCCCATCTCGGCGCTGATTCACGCGGCGACCATGGTCACGGCCGGCATCTTCATGGTGGCTCGCATGTCGCCGTTGTTTGAGCTGTCGGATACGGCACTCAACTTCATCCTGGTGATTGGCGCTATCACGGCCTTGTTCATGGGTTTTCTGGGCATCATCCAGAATGACATCAAGCGCGTGGTCGCCTATTCCACCTTGTCGCAGTTGGGCTACATGACGGTGGCCCTGGGCGCATCGGCCTACTCGGTGGCCGTGTTTCATCTGATGACGCACGCCTTCTTCAAGGCGCTGCTGTTCCTCGGCGCGGGCTCGGTCATCATGGGCATGCACCACAACCAGGACATCCGCTGGATGGGTGGCGTGCGCAAGTACATGCCCATCACCTGGATCACCTCGCTGCTCGGTTCGCTCGCTCTGATCGGTACGCCCCTGTTCTCGGGTTTCTACTCCAAGGACAGCATCATCGAGGCCGTCCACTTCAGTCACTTGCCTGCTGCAGGGTTTGCGCACTTTGCTGTTTTGGCAGGTGTGTTCATCACGGCGTTCTATTCGTTCCGTATGTATTTCCTGGTGTTCCACGGCAAGGAACGCTATGACCAGAACCCGGACGCCCACCATGCGGGCGATCATGGTCACGGTCATGACGATCACCATGAGCCTCATGAATCGCCATGGGTAGTCACGGTGCCGCTGGTGCTACTGGCGATCCCTTCTGTCGTGGTGGGCTTCATGTTCATCCAGCCGATGCTGTTTGGTGATTTTTTCAAGGATGTGATTTTTGTGGATGCGGCAAAGCATCCGTCCATGGCACAGATGGCTGAGCACTTTCACAGTGCCTGGGCAATGGCGTTGCATGGGCTGCAGACGGCGCCGTTCTGGCTGGCGCTGGCGGGTGTGGCGCTGTCCTACTACATGTACATGGTCAATCCCGCGTTGCCAACGGCCATCAAGGCGCGTGTGCAGCCGTTGTATACGTTGCTGGAAAACAAGTACTACCTGGACTGGATCAACGAAAACATCCTGGCGCGTGGTGCCCGGGCGCTCGGCACCGGTCTGTGGAAAGTGGGAGACCAGGCCATCATTGACGGTGCCTTGGTCAACGGATCGTGGAAGCTGGTGCGTTGGGTTTCCGGCGTCGTGCGCTGGATGCAGACAGGTTTCATCTTCCACTATGCCCTGGTGATGATTCTGGGTGTGTTTGCGCTGATGACCTGGTTTGTCTGGCGCGACTATTTCCTGCAGCTCATCAAATAA
- a CDS encoding NADH-quinone oxidoreductase subunit M, whose product MGLLSLAIWTPIVFGVLLLAVGRDEHARAVRWIALIGAVIGLLVTLPLYDGFQLGTAAMQFVEKSVWIERFNVHYHLGVDGISFWFVPLTAFITVIVVIASWESITERVNQYMGAFLILSGLMIGVFCALDGLLFYVFFEATLIPMYLIIGIWGGPNKIYAAFKFFLYTLLGSLLMLVALIFLYNQSGGSFDIAAWHQLPLSSTAQTLLFFAFFAAFAVKVPMWPVHTWLPDVHVEAPTGGSAVLAAIMLKLGAYGFLRFSLPIAPDASREWAWLMIALSLVAVIYVGLVAIVQKDMKKLVAYSSVAHMGFVTLGFFIFNDLGVSGGLVQMIAHGFVSGAMFLSIGVLYDRVHSREIAAYGGVVNTMPNFTAFALLFAMANCGLPGTAGFVGEWMVILGAVKANFWIGGAAATALIFGAAYTLWMFKRVYLGPVANDHVKELTDINSREFLVMSLLAIAVLAMGLYPRPFTDVMDTSVAELLKHVALSKLN is encoded by the coding sequence ATGGGTCTGTTGAGTCTTGCAATCTGGACGCCGATCGTCTTTGGTGTTTTGCTGCTGGCGGTGGGGCGCGATGAGCATGCCCGTGCTGTCCGCTGGATCGCCCTGATTGGCGCCGTCATCGGCTTGTTGGTAACGCTGCCTCTGTACGATGGCTTCCAGCTGGGTACCGCGGCGATGCAGTTTGTTGAAAAGTCCGTCTGGATTGAGCGCTTCAATGTGCACTACCACCTGGGCGTGGACGGCATTTCTTTCTGGTTTGTGCCGCTGACAGCGTTCATCACGGTCATTGTGGTGATTGCCTCGTGGGAGTCGATCACCGAGCGCGTTAACCAGTACATGGGCGCCTTTCTGATCCTTTCGGGGTTGATGATCGGTGTGTTCTGCGCCCTCGACGGCCTGCTGTTCTATGTGTTCTTTGAGGCCACCCTGATTCCGATGTACCTCATCATCGGCATCTGGGGTGGGCCCAACAAGATCTATGCGGCGTTCAAGTTCTTCCTGTACACCTTGCTCGGCTCCCTGCTGATGCTGGTGGCGCTCATCTTCCTGTACAACCAGTCGGGCGGCAGTTTCGACATCGCGGCATGGCACCAGTTGCCGCTCAGTTCCACTGCCCAGACCTTGCTTTTCTTTGCTTTTTTTGCGGCGTTTGCCGTCAAGGTGCCGATGTGGCCAGTCCACACTTGGTTGCCGGATGTGCACGTGGAAGCCCCGACAGGTGGCTCCGCTGTGCTGGCGGCCATCATGCTCAAACTGGGGGCCTACGGTTTCCTGCGTTTCTCTTTGCCGATTGCTCCGGATGCGTCGCGTGAGTGGGCGTGGCTCATGATTGCCCTGTCACTGGTGGCCGTGATTTACGTGGGCCTGGTGGCCATCGTCCAGAAGGACATGAAAAAACTGGTGGCTTACTCCTCCGTCGCTCACATGGGTTTTGTGACGCTTGGTTTCTTCATCTTCAACGATCTGGGCGTTTCGGGAGGCTTGGTGCAAATGATCGCGCATGGCTTTGTTTCGGGTGCCATGTTCCTGTCCATTGGTGTGTTGTACGACCGGGTGCACTCCCGCGAAATTGCCGCTTATGGCGGCGTGGTCAACACCATGCCGAATTTCACGGCATTTGCCTTGCTTTTTGCCATGGCCAATTGTGGGCTTCCAGGAACCGCCGGATTCGTTGGCGAGTGGATGGTGATCCTGGGTGCCGTGAAGGCCAATTTCTGGATAGGCGGCGCAGCTGCCACGGCGCTGATTTTCGGTGCCGCCTATACGCTCTGGATGTTCAAGCGTGTCTATCTGGGTCCCGTTGCCAATGACCATGTCAAGGAGCTTACCGACATCAACAGTCGTGAATTCCTCGTGATGTCGCTGCTGGCGATTGCCGTGCTGGCCATGGGTCTTTATCCACGCCCCTTCACCGACGTGATGGACACCTCTGTGGCGGAGTTGCTCAAGCATGTGGCCCTGTCGAAGCTGAACTGA
- the nuoK gene encoding NADH-quinone oxidoreductase subunit NuoK has translation MTLTLGHFLSLGAMLFALAVIGIFLNRKNLIVLLMAIELMLLAVNMNFVAFSHYLGDMHGQVFVFFILTVAAAESAIGLAILVLLFRNKSSINADELNTLKG, from the coding sequence ATGACATTGACGCTGGGACACTTTCTTTCTCTGGGCGCGATGTTGTTCGCCCTCGCCGTGATCGGCATTTTCCTCAATCGCAAGAATCTGATTGTTCTGCTGATGGCGATCGAGTTGATGCTGCTTGCGGTCAACATGAATTTCGTGGCGTTCTCGCACTATCTGGGCGACATGCACGGTCAGGTGTTCGTGTTTTTCATCCTGACAGTGGCGGCGGCCGAGTCGGCCATCGGTCTGGCCATTCTGGTGCTGTTGTTCCGCAACAAGTCCAGCATCAACGCGGACGAACTCAACACCCTCAAGGGTTGA
- the nuoI gene encoding NADH-quinone oxidoreductase subunit NuoI has product MTAVAAAAPFSFKDFLKSFMLVELLKGMALTGRYAFRRKVTVQFPEEKTPLSPRFRGLHALRRYDNGEERCIACKLCEAVCPAMAITIESDVREDGSRRTTRYDIDLTKCIFCGFCEESCPVDSIVETHILEYHGEKRGDLYFTKDMLLAVGDRYEGEIAAAKAADAKYR; this is encoded by the coding sequence ATGACTGCTGTTGCTGCTGCTGCACCTTTTTCGTTCAAAGACTTTCTCAAGAGCTTCATGCTTGTTGAGCTGCTCAAGGGCATGGCCCTGACCGGCCGCTATGCCTTTCGCCGCAAGGTGACCGTGCAGTTCCCTGAGGAAAAAACGCCCTTGTCACCTCGCTTTCGGGGGTTGCACGCATTGCGCCGCTATGACAACGGCGAAGAGCGTTGCATTGCCTGCAAGCTGTGCGAGGCTGTCTGCCCTGCGATGGCCATCACCATCGAATCGGATGTGCGTGAGGATGGGTCTCGCCGTACCACGCGCTACGACATCGACCTGACCAAGTGCATCTTCTGCGGCTTTTGCGAAGAGAGTTGCCCGGTCGACTCGATCGTCGAGACGCATATCCTCGAATACCACGGGGAAAAGCGGGGCGACCTGTATTTCACCAAAGACATGCTGCTGGCGGTGGGTGACCGCTATGAAGGTGAAATCGCTGCGGCCAAGGCCGCTGACGCCAAGTACCGCTAA
- the nuoH gene encoding NADH-quinone oxidoreductase subunit NuoH encodes MIDAIHNAGLNLLSYGWWTAIVWPVLWILLKIVVILAPLMGAVAYLTLWERKLLGFMQVRHGPNRVGPMGLLQPIADALKLLTKEIIQPTAASKGLFVLGPVMAIMPALAAWVAIPFGPDVALANVNAGLLLVMAITSIEVYGVIIAGWASNSKYAFLGALRASAQMVSYEIAMGFCFLVVIMVSGSMNLTEIVMGQGRGMAADMGLGFLSWNWLPLLPIFLVYLISGVAETNRHPFDVVEGEAEIVAGHMVEYSGMGFAIFFLAEYASMWLVSILAALMFLGGWLSPIDSALFNWVPGWIWLGLKTFVVVSMFIWIRATFPRFRYDQIMRLGWKIFIPVTLVWLLIVGGWLLSPWNIWK; translated from the coding sequence ATGATTGATGCAATCCACAACGCGGGGCTGAACCTGTTGAGCTATGGCTGGTGGACTGCCATCGTCTGGCCGGTTCTCTGGATTCTTTTGAAGATTGTGGTGATCCTGGCGCCATTGATGGGGGCTGTCGCCTATTTGACGCTGTGGGAGCGCAAGCTGCTTGGCTTCATGCAGGTGCGCCACGGTCCCAATCGTGTCGGCCCGATGGGTTTGCTGCAACCCATTGCGGATGCACTCAAACTGTTGACCAAGGAAATCATCCAGCCGACCGCAGCCAGCAAGGGCTTGTTTGTGCTGGGCCCTGTCATGGCGATCATGCCTGCGCTGGCGGCCTGGGTCGCGATTCCCTTCGGGCCGGACGTTGCCCTGGCCAATGTGAATGCGGGTTTGCTGCTGGTGATGGCCATCACGTCCATCGAAGTCTATGGCGTGATCATCGCCGGCTGGGCTTCCAATTCCAAATATGCATTCCTGGGTGCGCTGCGTGCCTCTGCGCAAATGGTCAGCTATGAAATCGCCATGGGGTTCTGCTTCCTGGTGGTTATCATGGTGTCGGGCAGCATGAACCTGACCGAGATCGTGATGGGGCAGGGGCGCGGCATGGCGGCCGACATGGGCCTGGGCTTCCTGTCCTGGAACTGGTTGCCGCTGCTGCCGATTTTCCTGGTCTATCTGATTTCCGGCGTGGCAGAAACCAACCGCCATCCCTTTGACGTGGTCGAGGGCGAGGCCGAGATCGTGGCGGGTCACATGGTTGAATATTCGGGCATGGGTTTCGCCATCTTCTTCCTGGCCGAATACGCCAGCATGTGGTTGGTGTCCATCCTGGCTGCGCTGATGTTTCTCGGTGGCTGGCTCTCGCCAATTGACAGCGCATTGTTCAACTGGGTTCCAGGCTGGATCTGGCTGGGCCTGAAGACCTTTGTGGTGGTGTCGATGTTCATCTGGATCCGGGCGACTTTCCCCCGTTTCCGTTACGACCAGATCATGCGTCTGGGCTGGAAAATCTTTATTCCAGTCACGCTGGTGTGGCTGCTCATCGTTGGCGGGTGGTTGCTCTCGCCGTGGAATATCTGGAAATAA
- the nuoF gene encoding NADH-quinone oxidoreductase subunit NuoF, protein MTTAAQVLSQFQAAGVETCFHDRHITPQIYADLHGANWGIKDYEARGGYQALRTILGKDGGAGLTQDQVIATVKESGLRGRGGAGFPTGLKWSFMPRQFPGQKYLVCNSDEGEPGTCKDRDILMYNPHIVIEGMIIAAYAMGISVGYNYIHGEIFQVYERFEAALEEARAAGYLGNGILGSEFSFQLHAHHGFGAYICGEETALLESLEGKKGQPRFKPPFPASFGLYGKPTTINNTETFAAVPWIIRNGGAAYLACGKPNNGGTKIFSVSGDVERPGNYEVPMGTPFAKLLELAGGVRTGRQLKAVIPGGSSSPVLPASIIMECTMDYDSIAKAGSMLGSGAVIVMDDSRCMVESLKRLSYFYMHESCGQCTPCREGTGWLWRLVDRIHRGEGRPADMEVLDSVAGNIMGRTICALGDAAAMPVRAMIKHFRPEFDALIRNKTPQAAPSA, encoded by the coding sequence ATGACCACGGCAGCCCAGGTGCTTTCTCAATTCCAGGCAGCAGGTGTTGAGACCTGCTTTCACGACCGGCACATCACGCCGCAGATTTATGCCGACCTCCATGGTGCCAACTGGGGCATCAAGGACTACGAAGCGCGCGGTGGTTACCAGGCGCTGCGCACCATCTTGGGCAAGGATGGCGGCGCGGGCCTGACGCAGGACCAGGTGATTGCGACCGTCAAGGAATCCGGCCTTCGGGGTCGTGGCGGGGCGGGCTTCCCCACGGGGCTGAAGTGGAGCTTCATGCCGCGCCAGTTTCCCGGTCAGAAGTACCTGGTGTGCAACTCGGACGAGGGCGAACCAGGCACCTGCAAGGACCGCGACATCCTGATGTACAACCCGCACATCGTGATCGAGGGCATGATCATTGCTGCCTACGCGATGGGTATCAGCGTGGGCTACAACTACATCCACGGCGAAATCTTCCAGGTCTACGAACGCTTCGAAGCCGCGCTGGAAGAGGCGCGTGCCGCGGGCTATCTGGGCAATGGCATTCTGGGCAGCGAATTCAGCTTCCAGCTGCATGCACACCACGGTTTTGGTGCCTATATCTGCGGCGAGGAAACCGCCTTGCTCGAATCGCTGGAGGGCAAGAAGGGCCAGCCCCGCTTCAAGCCGCCATTTCCGGCCAGCTTTGGCCTCTATGGCAAGCCCACCACCATCAACAACACCGAAACCTTCGCTGCGGTGCCGTGGATCATCCGCAATGGCGGCGCTGCCTACCTGGCCTGCGGCAAGCCCAACAACGGTGGCACCAAGATCTTTTCGGTCAGCGGCGATGTGGAACGGCCCGGAAACTATGAAGTGCCTATGGGCACGCCGTTTGCCAAGCTCCTTGAATTGGCTGGCGGTGTGCGCACCGGGCGCCAGCTCAAGGCGGTGATTCCGGGTGGATCGTCGTCGCCCGTGTTGCCGGCATCCATCATCATGGAATGCACCATGGACTACGACTCCATTGCCAAGGCCGGCTCCATGCTGGGCTCCGGTGCGGTCATCGTCATGGACGATTCGCGCTGTATGGTCGAGTCGCTCAAGCGTCTGTCGTATTTCTACATGCATGAATCGTGTGGGCAGTGCACCCCGTGCCGTGAAGGCACCGGCTGGCTCTGGCGCCTGGTGGACCGCATCCACCGCGGCGAAGGGCGTCCTGCCGATATGGAGGTGCTCGACTCCGTGGCCGGCAACATCATGGGCCGCACCATCTGCGCGCTGGGCGACGCCGCCGCAATGCCCGTGCGCGCCATGATCAAGCACTTCCGCCCCGAGTTCGACGCGTTGATCCGGAACAAGACCCCTCAGGCCGCGCCCTCTGCCTGA